A single Paenibacillus kribbensis DNA region contains:
- a CDS encoding DUF5693 family protein, translating into MYQKWQYWNTVSRKWLWALVALGLLASIPVIADRVKTESSSKKVEIVFDYRDLTEAASYQAHPQDYLNEQLDRLKQAGVNSMAMYESTLDDFRKAGRVVTYTTQNVADMEKRLSPANENFTYVVFSNKENAEALKPLIERTFTSLGINVKPWSYQGQEGVVVETSPEDAYLKPMQPDPIAMKQLRSKGFFIVPRMSDSLPYNEELTEEMLASFQQNGVKRILFEGDSVKGFTDNEKKHSLAEFAKLLNKYDIGLAAIENLKKPQAGFNRLAYDIHYNVVRLYSLSDKDSTLDVETLADRFALATKDRNIRMLYLNTAPTRSVAEAKVKDSVDNLIHSLGEPGNAVQRMEKKGFELGQAEPFQVVDSSIQRYLKMVVVLGALAFFSIMVSYFVPALTLLAFALGLVGSAGLYVLNSSLMEQGLALLAAISGPTVAMVIAVRTIRIKREQELSPGQRLVQTLILYVQTAILSLAAVPFVIALLNSIAYSLVLNQFRGVSLLHILPIFLAAVYIFFYRGVSIREEISKLLRTPITVLWVVVLAVVGVAGMYYLSRTGNAGTVSNTELVFRNFLENAFGVRPRNKEFLMAHPLFIAGAFLALKYRKAIYVLIIAAIGQASMVDTFAHIHSPAALSLSRGLLGLGLGLVLGIIAIVAWQVLEGCWKKWSPQLKR; encoded by the coding sequence GTGTATCAGAAATGGCAGTATTGGAATACGGTTTCTCGAAAATGGTTGTGGGCTCTGGTCGCGCTCGGTTTGTTGGCCTCCATTCCAGTCATCGCCGATCGTGTGAAGACAGAATCCTCGAGTAAAAAAGTAGAGATTGTATTCGATTATCGGGATTTGACAGAGGCAGCTTCGTATCAGGCTCACCCGCAGGATTATTTGAACGAGCAGCTTGACCGCTTAAAGCAGGCGGGTGTGAACAGTATGGCAATGTATGAAAGTACGTTGGACGATTTCCGCAAAGCGGGCCGGGTCGTAACCTATACGACTCAGAACGTTGCAGATATGGAGAAACGCCTTTCACCTGCAAATGAGAATTTTACGTACGTTGTTTTTTCTAACAAAGAAAATGCTGAGGCACTAAAGCCGTTAATTGAACGTACGTTTACAAGCCTGGGTATTAACGTAAAGCCTTGGAGCTATCAGGGACAGGAAGGGGTCGTTGTGGAAACATCCCCAGAGGATGCGTACCTTAAGCCGATGCAGCCTGACCCGATTGCGATGAAGCAGCTTCGGAGCAAAGGATTTTTTATTGTTCCGCGGATGAGTGACAGTCTCCCTTATAACGAGGAACTGACAGAAGAAATGCTGGCTTCCTTTCAGCAGAATGGTGTGAAACGCATTTTGTTTGAAGGAGATTCAGTCAAAGGCTTTACAGATAACGAAAAAAAGCATAGCCTGGCGGAATTTGCTAAATTGCTTAATAAATATGATATTGGCCTGGCTGCTATTGAAAACTTGAAAAAACCACAAGCCGGCTTCAACAGGCTTGCTTACGATATACACTATAACGTTGTCCGGCTGTATTCTCTGAGCGACAAGGATTCAACGCTTGATGTCGAGACCTTGGCCGATCGTTTTGCATTGGCAACCAAGGATCGCAATATTCGCATGCTGTATCTTAATACTGCCCCTACGCGTAGTGTAGCTGAGGCTAAAGTAAAGGATTCGGTAGATAATCTGATTCACAGCTTGGGCGAGCCCGGGAATGCAGTACAACGGATGGAGAAAAAGGGATTTGAGCTCGGACAGGCTGAGCCATTCCAGGTGGTTGATTCTTCAATTCAACGCTATCTGAAAATGGTTGTCGTACTGGGCGCACTTGCATTCTTCTCCATTATGGTGTCCTATTTTGTCCCGGCATTAACCCTGCTGGCGTTTGCACTCGGTTTGGTTGGCTCTGCAGGTCTTTATGTCCTGAACTCCAGCTTGATGGAGCAAGGCTTGGCGCTGCTCGCAGCAATTAGTGGTCCTACGGTTGCAATGGTCATTGCCGTACGTACGATTAGAATTAAACGTGAACAGGAGCTCTCTCCAGGTCAGCGTTTGGTTCAAACGCTTATTTTGTACGTTCAAACAGCAATCCTGTCGCTGGCTGCGGTGCCCTTTGTCATTGCCCTGCTGAACAGTATTGCTTACAGCCTTGTACTGAACCAATTTAGAGGTGTAAGCTTGCTTCACATTCTGCCAATCTTTTTGGCTGCGGTATATATTTTCTTTTATCGTGGCGTTTCTATACGTGAGGAAATTTCCAAGTTGCTGCGCACACCAATTACCGTACTATGGGTAGTTGTATTGGCTGTTGTCGGAGTCGCGGGAATGTACTACTTGAGCCGTACAGGCAATGCGGGAACCGTGTCGAACACGGAGCTGGTTTTCCGGAATTTCCTTGAGAATGCATTTGGCGTACGTCCGCGTAATAAGGAATTTTTGATGGCACACCCCCTGTTTATTGCAGGTGCGTTCTTGGCCTTGAAATACCGCAAAGCGATCTATGTACTGATCATAGCTGCTATAGGTCAAGCCTCTATGGTGGATACCTTTGCTCACATTCACTCTCCAGCGGCACTCTCGCTTAGCCGTGGGTTATTGGGATTGGGATTGGGTCTGGTTCTGGGGATTATCGCAATTGTCGCATGGCAAGTGCTGGAAGGATGTTGGAAGAAATGGTCACCACAGCTCAAACGATAA
- a CDS encoding flagellar hook-basal body protein, with protein MNNSMIGAMVSMASVQQRLDLIADNIANINTTGYKSKQGSFEDVLANVKQQPSTYLQNGRAMPLGYNLGYGVKIASIMKNMEQGPLKETGLPTDLAIQGNAMFEVQGNGQKAWTRDGSFHFVPDPNDSATMMLTTAEGYSVLDSNDIPVTAPAGSKVAINSDGELLIRANGTGEPTVGQRIKLMDVQRPEGLEQRDDNLFVLANGVTEANVFGAAGVAGAVPTDVSVRSGYLEQSNVDLAGEMTDMMQVQRMYQMAARALTSSDTMMNLANNLRA; from the coding sequence ATGAACAACTCCATGATTGGCGCAATGGTGTCTATGGCCAGTGTGCAACAGCGTCTGGATTTGATTGCCGATAATATCGCCAATATTAATACGACTGGTTATAAGAGTAAACAGGGTTCCTTTGAAGATGTGCTGGCTAATGTAAAGCAGCAGCCTTCAACATATCTCCAAAATGGGCGGGCTATGCCGCTCGGCTATAATTTGGGCTACGGAGTTAAAATCGCCTCGATTATGAAAAATATGGAACAAGGTCCACTCAAGGAGACAGGACTTCCTACTGATCTGGCGATTCAGGGCAATGCCATGTTTGAGGTTCAGGGCAATGGACAAAAAGCTTGGACGCGTGACGGCAGCTTTCATTTTGTTCCTGATCCGAATGATAGTGCAACGATGATGTTGACCACGGCTGAAGGCTATTCGGTGTTGGACAGCAATGATATTCCTGTGACTGCGCCAGCGGGTTCTAAGGTAGCCATTAATTCGGACGGTGAGTTGTTGATTCGTGCCAATGGAACGGGTGAACCAACAGTTGGCCAGCGGATCAAGCTGATGGATGTTCAGCGTCCAGAAGGACTAGAGCAGCGGGATGATAACCTGTTCGTATTGGCGAATGGAGTAACAGAAGCAAATGTGTTCGGTGCAGCAGGTGTAGCGGGTGCTGTTCCAACGGACGTATCCGTGCGTTCCGGTTACCTGGAACAGTCCAATGTGGATTTAGCAGGTGAAATGACGGATATGATGCAAGTTCAGCGGATGTATCAAATGGCGGCGCGGGCGCTGACTTCTAGTGATACGATGATGAACCTGGCTAATAATCTGAGGGCATAG
- a CDS encoding rod shape-determining protein: MFSNDIGIDLGTANVLIHVKGKGVVLDEPSVVAIESDTKKVLAVGEEARRMVGRTPGNIIAIRPLRDGVIADFEVTEAMLKYFINRVGGKSWYSHPRILICAPTNITSVEQKAIREAAERSGAKEVFLEEEPKAAAIGAGMDIFEPSGNMVVDIGGGTTDVAVLSMGDVVTASSIKMAGDKFDSAIMKYVKTKYKLLIGERTAEDIKIAIGTVNPSGRRAEMDIRGRDMVSGLPKTLSISADEVQEALRDPVSAIVAAAKFVLEQTPPELSADIIDRGVILTGGGALLSGLDELLAEELRVPVLVAEDPMHCVVKGTGIMLDNLDHVVKKKF; encoded by the coding sequence ATGTTCAGTAATGATATCGGTATCGACCTCGGTACGGCCAACGTGCTTATCCACGTCAAAGGGAAGGGGGTTGTTCTTGACGAACCTTCCGTTGTCGCGATAGAAAGCGATACAAAGAAAGTATTGGCTGTCGGAGAGGAAGCACGTCGTATGGTTGGACGGACTCCTGGTAATATCATAGCTATTCGTCCATTGCGTGATGGCGTCATCGCCGATTTTGAAGTGACGGAGGCAATGTTAAAATATTTTATCAATCGCGTAGGGGGAAAAAGCTGGTACAGCCACCCTCGTATTTTGATTTGTGCGCCGACGAACATTACCTCAGTGGAACAAAAAGCGATTCGTGAAGCGGCGGAGCGCAGCGGGGCGAAAGAAGTCTTTTTGGAGGAAGAGCCAAAAGCAGCTGCTATCGGAGCAGGAATGGACATCTTTGAGCCCAGCGGCAACATGGTAGTGGATATTGGTGGCGGAACGACAGACGTTGCAGTCCTCTCTATGGGGGATGTGGTTACGGCTTCTTCCATTAAAATGGCAGGCGACAAGTTTGATTCAGCCATCATGAAGTATGTGAAAACAAAATATAAGCTTCTCATTGGGGAACGTACGGCCGAGGATATCAAGATTGCCATCGGAACCGTAAATCCGAGTGGGCGACGTGCGGAGATGGACATCCGTGGACGGGATATGGTATCCGGATTGCCGAAAACATTAAGTATTTCCGCCGATGAAGTGCAGGAGGCGCTTAGAGACCCTGTGTCAGCGATTGTTGCCGCAGCCAAGTTTGTATTGGAGCAGACCCCACCGGAACTATCAGCCGATATTATTGATCGTGGTGTCATTCTGACTGGCGGCGGTGCGCTGCTTAGCGGACTGGACGAACTGCTTGCAGAAGAGTTGCGTGTTCCGGTATTGGTTGCCGAGGATCCGATGCATTGTGTCGTTAAAGGTACAGGAATTATGCTGGACAATTTGGATCATGTGGTTAAGAAAAAGTTCTAA
- the spoIIID gene encoding sporulation transcriptional regulator SpoIIID — MHDYIKERTIKIGRCIVETRNTVRTIAKEFGVSKSTVHKDLTERLPEINPDLADQVKHILEYHKSIRHLRGGEATKIKYKKTSGKRREILVSGKS; from the coding sequence GTGCACGATTACATCAAGGAACGGACCATCAAAATCGGTCGCTGTATCGTGGAAACAAGGAATACGGTCCGTACGATTGCCAAAGAATTTGGTGTCTCCAAGAGCACGGTGCATAAAGATCTGACCGAACGGCTGCCTGAAATCAACCCGGATCTTGCCGATCAAGTGAAGCATATTCTCGAATACCATAAATCCATCCGCCATCTGCGGGGAGGGGAAGCGACGAAAATCAAGTACAAAAAAACGAGTGGGAAAAGAAGGGAGATTCTCGTTTCCGGCAAGTCTTAA
- a CDS encoding flagellar hook-basal body protein — protein sequence MLRGLYTAAAGMTTQQRRHDTVTQNIANMNTPGYKQENSVQRSFPEMLISMTGGNPDNPDRTVGKLNTGVFAEESLSPYIQGALKDSGQATDFAIQSNISVNDPATGQPMAFDQAGKFVNANGEVTYRPEAFFTVRDNNGNVRYTRDGHFRVNGAGALLSSTGSAVLDTNGNPIQLTSAVSALKVNERGELVDSQSNQTLGTTLGISVIDRPYQLVREGNGNFRLNDTDGATARMMTANDAVSVRQGYLEVSNVDAAQSMVDMMAALRAYEANQKVIQFYDKSLDKAVNEVGRV from the coding sequence ATGTTGAGAGGTTTATATACTGCGGCAGCCGGAATGACAACACAGCAACGACGCCATGACACCGTGACGCAAAATATTGCCAATATGAATACGCCGGGATACAAACAGGAGAACAGTGTTCAACGTTCTTTTCCCGAAATGCTTATTTCCATGACGGGCGGCAACCCGGATAATCCGGATCGTACGGTCGGCAAGCTCAATACTGGCGTTTTTGCCGAGGAAAGCCTCTCCCCTTACATTCAGGGGGCATTGAAGGACAGCGGACAAGCTACGGATTTCGCGATACAGTCCAACATTAGTGTGAACGACCCGGCAACGGGCCAGCCTATGGCTTTTGATCAGGCAGGGAAATTTGTTAATGCTAACGGTGAAGTCACCTATCGTCCAGAAGCGTTTTTTACGGTCCGTGACAATAACGGAAATGTACGCTATACACGTGACGGACATTTTCGCGTAAATGGAGCGGGAGCATTGCTTTCGTCGACTGGCTCAGCAGTTCTGGATACAAATGGTAATCCGATTCAATTGACGAGTGCTGTCTCAGCACTTAAAGTAAATGAGCGGGGCGAATTGGTGGATAGCCAGTCCAACCAGACATTGGGAACAACGCTCGGAATTAGTGTTATTGATCGGCCGTACCAACTCGTGCGTGAGGGCAATGGGAATTTCCGCCTGAATGATACGGATGGTGCTACAGCCAGAATGATGACTGCTAACGATGCTGTGTCCGTTCGCCAGGGTTATCTGGAAGTATCTAATGTGGATGCTGCTCAGTCGATGGTGGATATGATGGCTGCGTTAAGAGCTTATGAAGCGAATCAGAAGGTTATTCAATTTTATGATAAAAGCTTGGACAAGGCCGTTAACGAAGTAGGCCGTGTATAA
- a CDS encoding phospho-sugar mutase: MTQLSKKALEGIESWLQDPYIDEETKQELRALEGNEQEQEDRFYKELEFGTGGLRGVIGAGSNRMNRYVIGRATQGLARYILEQHAGKEGKPSVVIAHDSRHFSPEFALEAALVLAGNGIVAKLFPSLRPTPQLSFSVRHLGASGGIVVTASHNPPEYNGYKVYNDEGGQLVPDQAEQVIGYIREVPSFDIHRLTREEAEAQGLLVWLGEEEDEAFVDTVASVSVNRQLIAAGPGKNFKVVFTPLHGTGNIPVRRVLEKIGFEQVHIVPEQELPDAEFSTVKSPNPEERDAFKLAIALGEKIGADLLIGTDPDADRMGAVVKNRDGEYVVLSGNQSGAIMVYYLLNQLKETGKLPNNGAVIKTIVTSEMGAVIAEHFGATVFNTLTGFKYIGEKMNQFDQTGDYTYLFGYEESYGYLAGNYARDKDAVLAAMLIAEAAAYYSTQGKTLYDVLQELYEQFGYFLEKLESRTLKGKDGVAQIQGKMTDWRSNAPQEIAGVKVDKVLDYSQGLDGLPKENVLKFLLEDGSWFCLRPSGTEPKIKVYFAVRGSSLADAEQRISRLVDAVMARVDA, translated from the coding sequence ATGACGCAGTTGAGTAAAAAAGCACTAGAAGGCATTGAGAGCTGGCTGCAAGACCCTTATATTGATGAAGAAACCAAACAGGAGTTGCGGGCATTGGAGGGCAACGAGCAGGAGCAGGAGGATCGCTTTTACAAAGAGCTGGAATTTGGTACAGGCGGTCTACGTGGAGTAATTGGGGCAGGCAGCAATCGAATGAACCGCTACGTCATTGGACGTGCGACTCAAGGACTGGCTCGCTACATTTTGGAGCAGCATGCTGGAAAAGAAGGCAAGCCTTCGGTTGTCATTGCACATGATTCACGCCATTTCTCGCCAGAGTTTGCGCTGGAAGCAGCTTTGGTACTGGCCGGCAACGGTATCGTGGCTAAGTTGTTCCCGTCCCTGCGCCCGACGCCGCAGCTTTCATTTAGCGTACGTCATTTGGGGGCCAGTGGAGGGATTGTCGTAACTGCGAGCCATAACCCGCCTGAATATAACGGATACAAGGTATACAATGATGAAGGCGGTCAGCTTGTTCCTGATCAGGCTGAACAGGTGATTGGTTATATCCGTGAGGTTCCTTCTTTTGATATTCACCGTCTGACCCGTGAAGAAGCAGAGGCGCAGGGACTGTTGGTTTGGCTTGGAGAAGAGGAAGATGAAGCGTTTGTAGATACGGTAGCCAGTGTAAGTGTGAACCGTCAGCTGATTGCAGCTGGACCAGGCAAAAACTTCAAGGTCGTGTTTACACCTCTCCATGGCACTGGAAATATACCGGTTCGCCGTGTGCTGGAGAAAATCGGCTTTGAGCAGGTGCATATTGTACCTGAGCAAGAGCTGCCGGATGCTGAGTTTTCCACCGTCAAATCGCCGAACCCGGAAGAACGGGATGCATTCAAGCTGGCGATTGCACTGGGCGAGAAGATTGGTGCGGATTTGTTGATCGGAACAGACCCTGATGCTGACCGCATGGGGGCGGTTGTAAAGAACCGTGACGGCGAATATGTGGTGTTGTCCGGGAATCAGTCCGGCGCGATTATGGTGTACTACTTGTTGAATCAGTTGAAGGAAACAGGCAAGCTCCCGAATAACGGGGCGGTCATCAAAACCATCGTAACCAGCGAAATGGGCGCAGTTATTGCCGAACATTTTGGTGCAACTGTGTTTAATACGCTAACTGGCTTCAAATATATTGGTGAGAAAATGAACCAGTTTGACCAAACGGGAGATTATACCTACCTGTTCGGTTATGAAGAGAGCTATGGCTATTTGGCAGGCAATTACGCTCGCGATAAGGACGCCGTTCTGGCGGCCATGCTGATTGCTGAAGCTGCTGCTTATTACAGCACCCAAGGCAAGACGCTGTATGATGTTTTACAAGAGCTGTACGAGCAGTTTGGATACTTCCTTGAGAAGCTGGAGTCTCGTACACTGAAGGGCAAGGACGGAGTGGCACAGATTCAGGGCAAAATGACAGATTGGCGCAGCAACGCTCCTCAAGAGATTGCAGGCGTGAAGGTAGACAAGGTGCTGGACTACTCGCAAGGGCTCGACGGACTTCCTAAGGAAAATGTACTCAAATTTTTACTGGAAGACGGTTCATGGTTCTGTCTGCGTCCTTCTGGTACTGAGCCAAAAATCAAAGTATACTTCGCGGTACGCGGTTCTTCGCTGGCAGATGCGGAGCAAAGAATCAGCCGTTTGGTGGATGCTGTTATGGCGCGCGTAGACGCTTGA
- a CDS encoding DNA-directed RNA polymerase subunit beta, which yields MKEEQSDSRPVPEKTKSRWRTARYFVVPLLLLFSLLGGLIAGYVIVGKQGLAGVFEWKTWQHVIDLIFAP from the coding sequence ATGAAAGAAGAACAATCCGATTCCCGTCCAGTACCTGAAAAGACTAAGTCCCGCTGGCGTACTGCCCGTTATTTCGTAGTTCCGCTGCTGCTCCTGTTTTCGCTGTTAGGTGGTTTGATTGCAGGATACGTGATTGTAGGTAAGCAAGGACTGGCAGGCGTATTTGAATGGAAAACCTGGCAGCACGTCATTGATCTTATATTTGCGCCTTAG
- a CDS encoding M23 family metallopeptidase yields MSEQNKNQNQNHEETPKTFQGGRASQPSSWKKLLSKRWAYPAAYIAAAAIILTLVWVYQDASQKSFKPDPASSSVQNTSAVNTDVNGQQPESVEVVAQSENIAWPVADAAAVKVVKPFFDENATADEQAAAMVEYDKTFTANTGIDLSRADDQTFEVRAALSGKVSRVEQHPLMGNVVEITHDNNIKTVYQSLSDLKVKEGDQVKQNDVIASAGRNELEKDLKTHLHFEVYQDDKPVNPTGLLPKK; encoded by the coding sequence ATGAGTGAACAAAATAAAAACCAGAACCAAAATCATGAAGAAACACCCAAAACCTTTCAGGGTGGAAGAGCTTCACAGCCGTCTTCGTGGAAAAAGCTGTTGTCCAAAAGGTGGGCATACCCGGCAGCCTACATTGCCGCAGCAGCCATTATACTAACCTTAGTGTGGGTCTATCAGGATGCAAGCCAGAAGTCTTTCAAACCTGACCCAGCTAGTTCATCGGTACAAAACACAAGCGCAGTCAATACCGATGTCAACGGACAACAGCCAGAAAGTGTGGAAGTCGTTGCCCAGTCGGAAAATATCGCATGGCCGGTGGCAGATGCCGCCGCAGTAAAGGTCGTAAAGCCATTTTTTGACGAAAATGCCACAGCGGATGAACAGGCAGCAGCAATGGTAGAGTATGATAAAACCTTTACTGCTAACACCGGAATTGATCTTTCCCGGGCCGACGATCAGACGTTTGAAGTGAGAGCTGCCCTGAGTGGCAAGGTATCCCGTGTAGAACAGCATCCGCTGATGGGAAATGTCGTAGAAATCACGCATGATAACAATATCAAAACGGTGTATCAAAGCTTGAGCGATCTGAAGGTAAAAGAGGGCGATCAAGTTAAACAAAACGATGTAATTGCTTCAGCAGGTCGTAACGAGCTTGAAAAGGATTTGAAAACACATCTGCATTTTGAAGTGTATCAGGATGACAAGCCGGTGAATCCTACAGGTCTGCTTCCTAAAAAATAA
- the spoIID gene encoding stage II sporulation protein D, protein MKDSQVRIRIPIHHANEHRRTLPAEESPGFIAASPQTSKLAQQRSGTRGTLPAEAGYARRATAVAPALHPAGASPLTSGAGARGTSGTSLPPVAVPGPYLRPAAGRAPHWGTRWGSHRPWLPAAAVAGLLALALAVPALIAWPRHTAQPLPPGGRKAAPEMPVAAAKPEAPVTRLPGVPPIPAVPAAPARSVPAVAEPDVRVYVTSTGRTETLPLEEYIVGVVAAEMPPSFEGEALKAQAIAARTFITRRLLADDTSGAPAGADVTDTVKHQAYISKARLTREWGHSGKAAELAKIRQAVRDTKDTIMVYEGKPITASFFSTSNGYTENSEDVWAKAVPYLRSVSSPWDKQLAPRYTETITLSRQSVFDRLGLSRAAIAASTGGENMPEIRVLSKTEGHRIKKIEVGGTVFTGPEMRNKLGLRSAEFTWRTEGDKIAITTYGYGHGVGMSQWGANGMAKEGHTATQILLHYYTGISFAQASRILS, encoded by the coding sequence ATGAAAGATTCACAGGTTCGCATTCGTATACCGATTCATCATGCCAACGAACATCGCCGGACTTTGCCTGCAGAGGAAAGTCCCGGCTTTATAGCTGCCTCGCCCCAAACAAGCAAGCTTGCTCAGCAGCGGTCGGGCACACGCGGCACATTGCCCGCTGAAGCCGGGTACGCCCGGCGTGCAACGGCAGTGGCCCCCGCTTTGCACCCCGCAGGTGCGTCGCCGCTCACCTCCGGCGCAGGAGCTCGCGGCACAAGCGGCACAAGCCTGCCGCCGGTGGCGGTGCCAGGGCCGTACCTGCGGCCTGCCGCCGGGCGTGCACCACACTGGGGCACACGCTGGGGCAGCCACCGCCCCTGGCTGCCAGCTGCCGCCGTAGCAGGCCTGCTGGCCCTTGCACTCGCTGTGCCCGCGCTAATAGCGTGGCCTCGCCATACGGCGCAGCCGTTGCCACCGGGCGGCCGCAAGGCAGCCCCCGAGATGCCCGTCGCGGCAGCGAAGCCTGAGGCCCCGGTCACGCGGCTGCCGGGGGTTCCGCCCATACCAGCGGTGCCCGCGGCTCCAGCGCGCAGTGTTCCGGCAGTGGCGGAGCCGGACGTGCGCGTGTACGTCACGTCTACGGGCCGTACAGAGACGCTGCCGCTGGAGGAGTACATTGTTGGCGTTGTAGCCGCCGAAATGCCGCCCAGCTTCGAAGGCGAGGCACTGAAGGCCCAGGCCATTGCCGCGCGCACCTTCATCACCCGGCGTTTGCTGGCTGATGACACCAGCGGCGCTCCGGCAGGAGCGGATGTGACGGATACCGTTAAGCATCAGGCTTACATTTCTAAAGCCAGGCTTACTAGAGAGTGGGGACATTCCGGTAAAGCTGCTGAGCTGGCTAAAATTCGGCAGGCTGTGCGCGATACCAAGGATACGATCATGGTATATGAGGGCAAACCGATTACCGCTTCTTTTTTTTCTACCAGCAATGGCTATACCGAAAATTCAGAGGATGTATGGGCCAAAGCTGTGCCCTACTTACGGAGCGTGTCGAGTCCCTGGGACAAGCAGCTGGCACCTCGATATACAGAAACCATCACATTGAGCCGTCAGAGCGTGTTTGATAGATTGGGATTGAGCCGTGCTGCGATAGCCGCTTCTACTGGAGGAGAAAATATGCCCGAGATCCGGGTACTTTCCAAGACAGAAGGGCATCGCATCAAAAAGATTGAAGTAGGAGGAACAGTCTTTACAGGACCGGAAATGCGCAACAAACTGGGACTGCGTTCGGCTGAATTTACGTGGAGGACTGAAGGAGACAAGATTGCTATAACTACCTATGGCTACGGCCATGGTGTCGGCATGAGTCAGTGGGGAGCCAACGGAATGGCCAAGGAAGGGCACACAGCTACTCAAATTCTTCTTCACTACTATACTGGCATTTCCTTTGCACAGGCTTCTCGTATTCTAAGTTAG
- the fabZ gene encoding 3-hydroxyacyl-ACP dehydratase FabZ encodes MDKLQLDVNQIQEIIPHRPPFLLVDRIVELEEGKRAVGIKNVTMTEPHFIGHFPGYPVMPGVLITEALAQVGAVALLHLEENRGKIGFLAGLDGFRFRGQVVPGDTLTLEVEITRSKGAFGKGKATAKVGNTVVAEGEIMFALSDPSQ; translated from the coding sequence ATGGACAAATTGCAATTGGATGTTAATCAAATTCAGGAGATTATTCCGCATCGACCACCATTTTTGTTGGTGGACCGCATTGTTGAGCTGGAGGAAGGGAAAAGAGCAGTAGGCATTAAAAATGTAACAATGACTGAGCCTCATTTTATCGGACATTTTCCGGGATATCCGGTCATGCCAGGTGTGCTGATCACCGAAGCCCTGGCTCAGGTTGGAGCTGTCGCATTGCTGCATCTAGAGGAAAATCGCGGTAAAATCGGCTTCTTGGCAGGGCTGGATGGCTTCCGTTTCCGTGGACAGGTGGTTCCTGGGGATACACTGACGCTTGAAGTGGAAATAACCCGTTCCAAAGGAGCATTTGGCAAAGGGAAAGCTACGGCTAAAGTAGGCAATACGGTAGTAGCTGAGGGCGAGATTATGTTTGCTTTGTCCGATCCTTCCCAATAA